The DNA region AATTTGCCTCTATCTTAATATAATAACCTTGATGTTTTCTCATATTGATAACACCGTTATCAAAAATCAGGTACTGCCCTTTGATCCCCATAAGAGTCCCTTCAACAATAGGCTTTTTATCAAGTGACATCGAAGTTACTTTTTCTGGATATTCTAAAACAGGGTACTTAATTTCAGTTAGGTCATCATCCAAATCGAGAGCATCAAACTCATCAAAGAGGTCGCCAAATTGCTCAAAGACTCTCTCTCTTTCTTCATAGAGATCAATCTCTGGCACTTCGTTTTTTAGCATCTTTCGCCAATTTGTTTTATCACTCATGATCGACTTAATTTCCGTTTCAATCAGACCTGAAATCTTTCTCGTAGAAACTTCAGCTATAGGAAGGGCATAACTCGCCCCTTGATCGATCCATCTTGTAGGCAATTGAGTGTGACGAGTGATCCCCACTTTCATTTGATCAGTTACAGAGAGATAAATATAGTGCGGAATAAGACAATTCTCTTCTCCCCACTTTGGCTCACGACAAGTCCCCTCCTCGTAATGACAAAGCTCGGGCTTTACAATACAGGAATCACAACGTGCAAGAGTAATAAACGATTTATATGAAAACCCTTGGCCATAGGACTTTTTAATTAACTCACCATTATAGATATCATTAATACGCCCCTCGAAAGTAATCTTCACTTTTTTACCTATTAAAGGGTTCATCTCCAATAGCTCATCTCCAAGTGGTAGAGAGTATTGAACGACCTCTTCAAGAGAGCTCTTCATCTTTAAAATATTACCTTCCATTTGAATCATCTCTTACCCTTTTAAAAAGCTCTGAAGTTTATTTAAAATTGGCATTGGGATCTCATGCCCGCCTTGAAACTCATAGTACTCATGAAATTGATCATTTTCTTTTAGAAAATCTCGAAGCCTTTGCGCTTCACTGACAGGAAGTACCGGATCAGCTGTTCCATGACTTTGAAAGATTGGTAATTTAATTCCCTTTGAAAGTAGATCTCTCCAATGAGTCTCATTAACAAAAGTACTTGAAAGTAAAAACAATTTAGAAACAAGACCTTCATTTGAAAAGGCAACATTAGAACTTATCATCGAGCCTTGTGAAAAACCTCCAAGTAAGATTTCATCAAACTCGTCCTCAATTGTTTGTAAAAAGTTCTTTACTTTATGAGTTGAAAGATCAAATCCCTCAGGGAGCTCTTTAAAAAAACTAGCAAAGTGCCCACTCATAATCGCCTGTTGCAAGCCAATCATATCAATAGGAAACCATGCTCTGCCCTGCATTCCATATCCCAAATCCACCGATAAAGGAGCATCTAAAAAGTACCAATGATACTCTTGATCTGGATCAATATAATTGCCAATAGGCGCTAAATCCTGGCAACTTGCTCCATAGCCATGAAGAACAACGATAGCCTTTTTTGACGAACCTTTTTCTACTAAACAATCAATATCTGCTATTCTTTTCATTTCCATAATTAAGCCTTTTTATACTTTCTTGGTCGCTTTCTATCGGGAAAACAAGTTTGGCAAAGTTCACACTGAAGGCCATCACACTGACGAGCACTACAGAATTTTCTTCCAAAGAAAATAATTTGTAAGTGAAGTCGATTCCACGCTTCCTTTGGAAAAAGTCTTTTAAGATCTTTCTCGGTCTGCTCTACATTTTTTCCACTTGTTAATTGCCACTGCTGTGCCAGACGGTGAATATGTGTATCAACAGGAAAGGCCGGAACATCGAAGGCCTGGGCCATAACAACACCAGCTGTTTTATGACCAACCCCAGGAAGCTCCTCTAAATGCTCAAAGCTTGCAGGGACTTCACCGTTGTGCTTATCAATAAGAATTTGAGAAAGATTCCAAATCGCTTTTGCCTTCCTAGGAGCAAGCCCACATGGCTTTACAATCGCCTCAATTTCTTCAATTGATAGCTTAACCATATCAAAAGGATTGTCAGCGTGTTTAAAGAGATTTGGCGTCACTTTATTCACTCTCTCATCTGTACATTGAGCTGAAAGCAAAACAGCAATGAGTAAAGTGAAAGCATTTGTGTGGTCTAGCGGAACTGGAGTCTCAGGAAATAAGTCATCCAGACGCTCGTGAATATAAGCAACTCTCTCTAGTTTTTTCATAGTTTTCTCCTAAGGGCTACATTTAACAAATTTTGAACCATTTGTAATTGACGCAAGTCAAAATCCTTCGTATGGTTGCCCTATGAAAAGCTTGGCCCTGCTCCTCATTAAATTTTATCAATACTTTATCTCTCCTCTTCTTGGACCGAGGTGCCGCTTCCATCCAACTTGCTCTAATTATGCCAAACAATGTTTCACTACCCTTCCTTGGTATTGGGCCTTATACTATTCGTTAACTCGAATACTTAAGTGTCATCCATTTCACGAGGGCGGATATGATCCTATTCCAAAAAAACACAATAAAGATTGCTCTTGCACTCATTCCTCTAATTCTAAACAGTAATTCACTTGCTCAGGAACTAGAGGCCAGAGGCGGGACTCTTCTTCAAAAAGTTATTAAGGAAAAAGGACTTCAAAAGAATCAACTCGGCTACGCTCTTTACGATATTAAAAATAAAAAATTCCTAGATACAGCACACTCTAAAACAGAATTTACACCCGCATCTCTTAATAAGATCCTCTCCATTTATTTTGCACTAAGGGTTTTAGGACCGAATAGTCGCTACCAAACAAGTCTTTCTTATGATGGTCAAATTCAAAAGGGCGTTTTAAAAGGCAACCTCTATCTAGAAGGTAGTGGCGATCCGATGCTCATTAGTGGAGATCTCATCAATTTTATGTATGCTTTAAGAGACAAGGGAATTACAAAAGTCGATGGTAACTTCTATTTCGTCTCCAATAGCTTCCCAGAAATACAGCGTCTCTCCGACTTTGGACTCGATGATCAAACTTACAACCCAGGGCTAGGAAGCTTGAATATTGACTTTAATCGCTTTCAAATCAGAAGGGTCAATTCAAAATATACAGCAAAAGCTGATTTTGAAATCATTCCGCCTGTCGACTCTCTACAAATAGTAAAAGACTACAAGACCTTTACACCAGGAAGAACATTTCGTTATGAAGGACTAAAAGAAGGCAAAGAGACCTGGTCAGTCACAACATTAAAAAACTATTCCTATCTTGAAGAAATCCCTATTCGTCACCCTAGTCTTTTTAGTGCCAATGTCTTTAAAACTGTTGCAAAATTTCACGGACTTGATTTGAAGGCCCCTCTCATAACAAATAAAAGTGGCCTAAAATCAATCTATACGCACAAAAGCCAAACACATCTGGAGCTTTCTAAATTAGCGATGGAATATTCTAATAATCTCATTACAGAGTCCTTGTTGATTAAAGCGGCTCAATCTCTTAACAAGAAAGTCAATTCGATTGAGCAAGCTGCGATTGAGATGAAAAGCTGGTATGAGAAAAACTTGAAAGAACTCGACTGGAAACAAGTTCGCCTGGCCAATGGTTCTGGGCTTAGTGTTACGAATCAACTGACGCCAGAGTTTCTCTCGAAATTTATCGCCCATACAGCGAAGACAAAATTCTCTGATTCTTACTTTCACTCCCTTCTCTCTCTATCTGGCCACAATGGATGGATTCGAAAGAGATTTAACAGCAAAGATACATCTTATCGCGTTTGGGCAAAAACAGGTTCTCTTGATTATGTTAATAATATTGCTGGTGTACTTACAACTAACACAGGTAAAAATCTAAGTTATACAATTTTCATCAATGATTTTAAAAAGAGAAAAATTCTTGAAAGTGAAAATAATGACTACGTTAATTCAATTCGCCTAGATTCAAAAAAATGGAACCACCAAACTGATGAAGTAATAGACGCCCTTATCGAGCAGTGGAGTCATTATTAAAGAGTGTGGTAGGGATCGACATCTATTTTATAAGATATGCCTGAAACACGGATATATTGCGACTCAAAGAAATTGAGAAGTCCGTGTAAATGATTAACATTCTTCCCTTTCAAAAGAATAGTCCAAGTATATTGGTTGGCCCTTTTTTCAATACTTGCTGGTGCAGGGCCTAAAACTTGAACGTCTAGTGAATTTTTTGAAATAAAATCTTCGAGTGCTCGTGCAACGGCCATTGAGTTTTGGACAACTTTTTCTCTAAATCTAGAAGAGAAGTGAATGACAGCGAGTTTTGAATAAGGAGGAAATTCGGCAAATTCTCTAATTTGCATTTCATCCTCATAAAAGCCATCAAAAGAATGTTCCTTAATTGTATGAAAGATTCCATTTTCAGGAACAAGTGTTTGAATGGCCACCTTAGCTTTTTTCGAATAGCGTCCGGCACGTCCAAGAATTTGTGTAATCGTTTGGTAAGTCTTTTCAATGGCCCTAAAGTCAGGGAAGTTCATCATGCTATCAACACCTAAAATAAGAACGAGGTTAACTTTTGAAAAGTTATGGCCTTTTGATAGCATTTGCGTTCCTACGAGAATATCGATATCTCCAGAGTGAAAGCGGTCTAACTTATCTTTTAATTGATCGAGATTTTTAATTTCATCTCGATCAAATCGATCGATGCGACGATCAGAAAATCGCGCTTCGAGAACTTCTTGTAACCTCTCAGTTCCATATCCCTTTTGAAGTAAGCTCATATTTCCACAATCAGGACACATCTCAGGCATAGGAATTTCATATTCACTATGGGCCGAAGAAAGAACGTTTCTATTTTTAAAATATCTGAGGGCCACACCTGTATTAGGGTCTTCAAACTTATGGCCGCACGAGCGACACTGAACATAATTTGCAAATCCAAGTCTATTGACGAAAACGAGAACTTGCTCACCACTATCGAGTGCTCCCTGAATGAGATCAATTGATTTTTGCTCAAAAGGCCATATATCAAGTTCTCCTTCAGTAATCTTTCTTCCTCCCCTTCTCGCATCGAGAAGTTCGATTTCAGGAAAGCTACCGGCGACTCTTTCTTTTAATGTAAAGTAGCGATCAGTTTGTTTGAAAGCATGATAATTTTCAACTGATGGTGTCGCCGATCCTAATATGACGGGACAATTGGCTATTTGAGCTTTCTTTATGGCCACATCACGCCCATTATAAGGACAACGATCACTTTGTTTAAAGGAGTTATCATGCTCTTCATCTACAACGACAAGACCTAAATCTTTCATCGGTAAAAACACAGAACTACGTACACCCATAACAATCACGGGACCATCGGCCTCTTTGAGTTTTTTCCAAATCGTGAATTTTTCAGAGTTTGAAACACCGCTATGATAGGCAAGTACTGGGCAATCTACGAAGTTTAGAAAAGTTTCCGTAAACTGAGGAGTCAGGTTAATTTCAGGTAAGAGAAAGAGGACAGATTTTCCCTTAGAGAGCGTATCACGAATGAGATTCAGGTATATAAGCGTTTTACCACTTCCTGTTACTCCATGAATATAATAGCGATCAAAATGATCTCCACGTTTAGATATGGAATCATAGGCCGCTTGTTGGAGAGAGCTCATCTGATGTTCTAAGGCCCTTCCCTCTCCCCTTTGAAGTTCAATTTTCCTTGGTCTCTTTAAGATCTTTGGAAGGGATTCAAAAATGATCATTCCCAGATTGTAATGATAGTACTTGGCCATCCATCGATAGAGGGAAATTTCAGACACACTAAGAGAGAGGTCTCGATCAAAGAGCTCAACCACATCTTTTATTTTAAAGCCTTCAATTTCTTTTTGAACTTGCTCATGTGCTAGGTTTGCTTCGAGAACACAGCCTTGAGTTTCTCTTCTTCCAAGAGGTACTGAGACGAGATCTCCAGTTTGGAGTTCAAACTCTCCTTGTGAATATGTGAGAATCCCTTCTTTACCAGGGTACTTTACTGCGACACGAGCGTATAACATAACTTCCTTAGGTTCAGTTCATTTTAACAGAAACAAACCCATGACACGGAGTGCATTTTAATCATCAATTTCAAAATCAAAGAAATTATCACTCTTGTGGAAGTATGTTTTCAAGTCTTCTAAATTAATTTCATATTCAACTTCAAACATCTGGATGAAGCTCTCAAGAATATGAAGTGACTCCGATGAATCAGGCTTCATTTCTCCCTTTAAATCTTTAATACGCTCTAGTATTCCTTGATTGACGACACTCAATTGATCATACGATTTTTTTAAATCTTTAAGGCTCGCCACTTCTGAAGAGCCACATAAATAGCGATCCATAAGATAGAAGCCAACAGAGCGAATCAAGGTCTCCTCAGCATCAGAGAAAGGCAGATGAGTTTTGGCCATCGGTTTTAAAAAGTCAAAATGCTCACATTCACTTGTGGCCATAATAAGACCGACAAGGGATGCCAAGGCAACACTAAGTGGAGTCCTCTTGTGATACGTACGATTACGATCTCGCACCATGGCCTCAACTTCCTCAGTTGACTCGTGGCTTTTAAACAGAGTGAGAACGGGAAGAATATTTTCGAAGACAGGACAATTCTTAAAATCCTCACTTGAGTAAGGGCAATTTTCACATTGGTGATTTTCTAATTTTGCTATTTCCTCATGTTCAATGGGTGCCGAGGTTTTAGAGATCAACTCACCTGAGTGTTTATTGAGTGAGACTTTTTTTTCAAAGGTCTCACCGTTTTTGAATTTCAGAAAATAGTCGTAATTAATAATAGGATCTGTCATACCTCTATTATAAAAAAGCTCTAGAGTAAAAGACCTTAATTTAAATTTAATTCGATCTAAAAGCAGATGTCGCTAACTTGCTGAATATTTTGTGATCCCGCACCAGGATCTACCGTGAGTCCTCCATTAATTTCAGTGAGTTGACAATAGCGTCCAAAGATAAGGCCATTTGTCGCGCCAGCATCAAGATGAATCTTGAGCCCAAGAGTTCCAGATGTTGTGATATTTCTCACGACATAGTGAATATGCCCATTTTCTGTTCCAGATAATCCGCCTGCATCAATGGCGGTATTACTCGTTGAAGCACTTACTTCTTGTGCCTGTAAGTTCCTTGCAAAAAGTGAAATGAATCCACCTCCCTTATTTGTTCCATCCCCATTTCCAAGAGGAGCACACTTTGTATTTGCTGGACACTGGGCCTTTGAATAAGTACTCGTCATACCATATTGATTTGCACTTAAATGAGCAGATGTTGTTCCCTCTTGAAGGGAGAGAATATTTCGAACTCTAAGCGCGAGTATCCCACCATGTTTATCTGCTTCACTAAAGGCCATCGGTTTAATTGAACTAGAATCATTTAAAGTAATGTTGTCATAATTTAAAACTTTAACAACTTGGATGCGGCAGCCCGTTCCAGGAGATGGCAGAGAACTTGTTCCAAACAAGCTCGTAAGAGATTTAAAAAAAGTAATAGAAGATGCACTCTTGGATTTTACTCTAGCAAATTCATAGCGTCCCGAACCATACCCGCTCCCACAAGTTCCATCATCAACACTCACATGAATCATGACTTCATCATAGTTATTTATCTGGCTACCAAAAGAAGTTGTATAAGCAAAAGAGTTACTGGCAAGAACACCAGATACCGGAAGAGAATAACTTGAATCGAGAGTTAGGCTCGTTACCAAATTACCGAGAATTCCATTTCCATAAAGAGGTGCTTGAATAGAACTAGTTAACTCATTGTGCTCAAAAAAGACAGAAATATCAGATGTGTTGATATAGTCAGAGGCGAGAAAATAGGACCTTTTATTAACTGTCGTACTATTGACTCTAAGCCCGTCTTTAAAAAAATAACCAACGCCGCTTCCTTGGCAATTAGGTTCAGAGAATGCTGTTAGAAATGGTTCAATAAAAGCATCACCATTAAAGCCGGTTGGAATTCTAAGGGCCGAGTTACTTTCAATGTCGATACAGCGAGAACTTATTCCAGGAAGAGATTGATTAGAACTTCCCGTTCTCAGATTCCCACCATAAGAAATAATATAAGAACGCGTGAGTCCAAGATTTTGACCATTGTGAGCATAACCAGCACAATCACTTGAACTTAAACTTGTTGGACTAGAGAGGTCTAAACAAGAATAGAAATTTACCGTTTTAAAGCCAAGGCCTGCTGGAGAGATGTCGCTAGAATTGCTAAATCGCTCATTTGTAGAGATGACTTCTGCACACTTACTTGTTGAGAGATTAATTGAAACGGTTTCATTATCCGAGAGAAGATTAACAAAGCCGGTATAAGCACATCTGGCCCTTCCTGTTAAGTTTCCCGTTTCACCACCTTCCCAACCCACTGCCGCAAATTCCCACGTCCCCTTTTCTAATTCTAGAATATAATCAGTTCCATCGAGCTTAAGTCCTACCGCAATATCTTGAAAGTCATCGATTCGTCTTCCTAAAAGATAAATTCCTCCCTGCACATGACTTGATGGCCCTGTCGTTTTAATTCCACTAACAAGCAAAGTCACGGAAGACCCTCCGCTCGACTTTCCACAAGAGCTACAAAGAGAGCTCAAGACCAATATCAAGAGTAGCAAAGGCCATGAATAAAGGGACTTAATTGTCATAAAAACCTCTTCATTCATTTTATCTCTCATTTGAATGAGTGGTTTTTTTAGAGTTTTAAATGCTTAATAGTTAAGGTCTATTTAAGAACAATCACATTTATGAAGAATGACCTTCTTTTCAAAAGTGGCCGAGATACTTGTCAAAAACAAAAAAGGGAGCTTTCGCTCCCTTAAATTTTAACATTCCAAACAGGTCCTTCAGGTGTGTCTTGAAAGTCGATCCCCATCTCAATGAGCTTGTCGCGAATTTCATCGGACTTAGCAAAATCCTTATCGTCTCTTGCTTTTGAGCGCTCTTGAACAAGTGCATCGACTTCTTCTCTCTTGATGTCTTTCTTCTTAAGAAGGATATCATCCATTTCAACTAAAAAGCTCTCCGCTTCTAAGTCAAAAAGAGACATCATCTGTCCATACTTGTGAAGCCACTCTTTAAAGACCTTTGCAGTAGGTACAGTTGAAGGGTCTTTCTTCTTTTTCATAAGATTTAATGAATTGAAGGCACGAACAGCTTCATAGATTGAAGCAATCACTTCATTTGTAGAGAAGTCATCGTTCATCGCCTTTTCAATTTTCTTATCAAGCTGCGCAAGAGTTTGAGAGAAACTCTTTAGTACAGTTGCGCCTTCTTTTTCTTCAAAAGTCGCTACAATCGTATTTGCTGCTTTTAATGAATGATAAACGCGCGCCAGTCCACTGAAGGCCTGATCAATTTTCTCATCACTAATATTGAGAAAACTTCTATAGTGCGCAGAGAGCATAAGAAATTTTAAAACTTCTGGGTGATATTCATCCATAAAAGCGCGAGCAGTGATGAAGTTTCCAAGTGATTTACTCATCTTCTCACCTTTAATATTGATGAATTCATTATGCATCCAGTAGTTTACGTACTTGCAACCAGTGCATCCCTCACCTTGAGCGATTTCATTTTCATGGTGAGGAAAAATAAGATCAATTCCTCCACCGTGAATATCAATAGAGTCACCTAAGATTGATTTAATCATGGCAGAACATTCAATATGCCATCCTGGACGACCTTCTCCCCATGGAGATTGCCAAGAAGGCTCACCTTCTTTAGCTGGTTTCCAAAGAACAAAGTCAAAAGGATTCTTCTTTCGCTGATCAACATCGACACGTTGTCCGGCATTCAGGTCTTCCAATTTCTTTCCAGAGAGTGCTCCATAGTTATCAAATTTATCTATGGCGTAGAAAACTTCACCATCAATAACATAGGCCTTCTCTTGATCAACAAGTGATTGAACGTAATCGATAATTTGAGGCATATACTCAGTTACTTTTGGATTGTGATCATGCTTATCAAGACCGAGACGATTATAATCCTCTTCGAAGATCTTAATAAACTTCTCGCTCACTTCACTTGCGCTCGTTCCACTTTCTTTAGCGCGATCAATAATCTTATCATCAACATCTGTGTAGTTATAAACGTAAGTCACATCATAACCTAAGTGCTTGAGCCAATTTCTAGCAGCATTAAAAAAGATAGGACCACGAAAGTTTCCAATGTGGAGATAGTCATAAACAGTTGGTCCACACACATACATTTTCACCTTATTTTCTTCGATAGGCTTAAATGGGGCTTTTTCTTTGGTCATAGTGTTATAAATTACGAGGCTCATCTTATTTATTCTCCGTTTAACAAAATTTTAACTTATATTTTAAATTGAATTCGTTACAATGATAGGGGGAAGTTGTTTATTCTAACAACAACAGCAACAGCAACAACAAGAGTTTGCTGAAAAAAGGAAGGCAAGAATGGATTTTGAATTTGATCTCGTCATAAAAAACGGAACCCTCATCTTAAAAGATGGTGAAACTATAGCTGATATCGGTGTATCTGGCAAAAAAATAAAATCTATTTCGAAAAATCTTCAAGGTCATGCTAAAGAGGTCTTTGATGCGACGGGCATGCATATTTTCCCAGGTATTATCGACACTCAGGTTCATTTTAGAGAGCCAGGGCTCGTTCATAAAGAAGACCTAGAAAGCGGCTCTCGCGCAGCAGCACTTGGAGGCGTTTGCACCTTTCTTGAAATGCCAAATACCAAGCCTCCAACAACGACTATCGAATCAATTAAAGAGAAAGTAAACCTTGCTAAAGAAAAGTCCCATGTCAATTTTGGTTTCTTTATAGGTGCAACAGGAGAAAACCTCGATGAGCTTAAAAAGGCCCACGACCTAGAGGGTTGCTGTGGTGTAAAAATCTTTCTTGGCAGCTCTACCGGATCTCTCCTTCTCTATGATGAAGAAAAGCTATTAGAGATTTTTAAATCACTTCAAGGAATGATTGCCGTTCACTCTGAATCAGAGGTCATGCTCAACGAGCGACTGCCAATTCGCGACAATGCCAAAGATGTTCATGCTCACTATGAATGGAGAAATGCTGAGACGGCCCTAAGCTCGACTAAAATGATCGTCGACATCGCAAAGAAGGCCAAGAGAAAAGTGCACGTTCTCCACATTACAACGAAAGAAGAAATGCAATTTCTAAAAGAAAATAAGGAACATGTCACTGTAGAAGTCACACCTCAACATCTCACTTTAAACGCTCCTGATATTTATGATCGCATCGGAACTCTTGCTCAAATGAATCCACCGATTCGAACGCAAGATCACCAAGATGGTCTTTGGAAAGGTCTACTCGATGGAACAGTTGATGTTATTGGCTCTGACCACGCACCTCATACTTTAGAAGAGAAATCAAATCCCTACCCTGCCTCACCGTCGGGAATGCCAGGTGTTCAGACAATCTTCCCCCTAATGCTTCACCACCATTTAAACGGTAAGCTCGATAGAAGAAGGCTTGTCGACCTTCTTTGTGAAAGACCTGCTGAGCTTTACCAACTCAATAAAGGAAGAATCGAAATCGGACGAGATGCCGATTTTACTATTGTCGATCTCTCCAAAACAACAGAGATTAAAAACACTGAGCAAGCTTCAAAATGTGGATGGACGCCCTTTGATGGTATGGAACTCAAAGGAAAAGTTGAAGCGACTATTGTCATGGGAAGTCCTGTCATGATAAATGGAAAGATACTGCCAAGTAAATCCAGTACACCTATTAAAAAGGAAGGATCATGTTAATTGATGCAAAAGTTCAAGAGGGTTTTGAGATTGCAAGAAAATCTCGTGAAAACGCTCATGCCCCTTACTCAAATTTTCAAGTTGGAGCAGCCGTAAAGTTTAAAGGAATCGACAAAATCTACGGTGGGTGTAACGTTGAAAATGCCAGTTACGGTGGAACAGTCTGTGCAGAGCGCACGGCTATCTTTTCAGGAATCATCGAAAATGCCAAACAAGAAATCGAATTTGTCGTTGTTAGTGTTGATACAAATCCAGTGACAGTTCCTTGTGCTTTTTGCCTACAAGTAATGAGTGAATTTGCTAGTGAAGATATGCCAGTCTATCTAGGAGATTTAGAAAGCATTAAGAAGAAAGTCCTCTTTAAAGAACTTCTTCCAATGCCATTTAATACGTTAGACTGCTAGCTTAAAATATGAAGGACATCGCGAGAGCCATAATCACACTCAAGACATTTTGAGGTCTCTTGCATCATCATGTTTTTAGCATCGCTATAGTGGGTCAAGATGAGCTTGGCCCCACACTTTGGACAATCCTCAATTTGCTTGATCACTTCGTCAACTTCGATTTTATAACCTTCATAAGTCTCTATTTCATAGAGTTTATTTGCGGCCATAGGCTTCTCCCTCTCTTTTCATCATAAATCAGTATCGGAAAATCACAAAAAATAATTTAGTAAATCTGTCTAGTTTTTGATGAGGATCTCTCAAAGTCATTGAATTTCTTTATCAACTGATAGATTTTCCCTATTTTTCAAGTACTTAGAGATGTGACAATGTTCTAGGGTGGGACCCAATACCCTGTTATGCTTATAACTATGGGACTCCGGTGGTTTACAACATTGGGTATGTCATATAAAAAGGTATCGCTTAGATAAAAAATAAGGTTTTTTATAACCTATTTAGGGAAAACGATTATGAATGTAGAAGCTTTAAGAGAAACACGTGATGATATTATGGACTGTGAGGTTAAGGATCAATCTGGTCTAAACGACTTCCAAAAGAAGCCAAACCAGGTCGAAATTGCTATTCCACGCGTTGGAATTGAGCGTTTTCGCGTTCCTCTAACTTTCGAACACCACGATGGTCACACGATGAACCACGATGCAGAAGCCTCGATGTTTGTTTACCTAGCTAAACACAAGACAGGTGCTAACATGAGCCGCTTTTGTAAAATTTTACAAGAAGAAGGTGGACAAAAAAGCGTCAACCACGAATTCTTCAAAACAGTTCTTGGAAGATACAGAGCAGACCTACGTGACTTTGACGATGAAGCACTCATTGAACAAGCACACTTAAAATTAAACTTTAACTATCCTGTTAAGCAAAAGTCACTCAAGTCAGAAAACTGGGGATGGCAATACTATGCTTGTGAATGGGAAGGTATTGAAAACAAAGAAGGTCGCGTTCTTATGCACCTTACGATCAAGTATGAATACTCTTCTACTTGTCCATGTTCTCTTTCAATGTCAAAGCAATATGAAGAGCAATACAGAAATGGAGAAATTACTGAAGGTTCAGGAATCGCTTCGGCCCACTCTCAACGTTCAGTAGCAACAGTTAAAGTTGTCTACGATGTTGATTCAGGTTTTCATATTGAAAGACTCATTGAACTTTTAAGAATTGCTCTACCAACTGAAACACAATCACTTGTTAAAAGAATTGATGAGCAAGCATTTGCAATTCTTAATGGTGATAACCCGATGTTTGTCGAGCACGCAACAAGAAGACTCTCTACAGTCTTTGAACACGAAGATACGATCCTAGATTGGACGGCCAAGGTTGAACACCTTGAATCTCTTCACAGCCACAACGCTGTTGCTTACATTCACAAAGAAAATCCGAAAGTATAAAAATAAAAGGCCCTTATATAAGGGCCTTTTTTTATGAAGCTTCTTTTTTTGAGTCTTGTGAATCGGGGAAAGAAAGTTCCCCTATTTTTGCTGCTATATCATCTTTATGCTCAATACACATAGCGGCCCCAATCTGAGCAGCTTCTCTTGGCATTCCATAAACAACACAGCTTTCTTCATCTTGTGCAATCGTATAAGCACCATTCTTTCTAAGCTTTAATAAACCTTCTGCGCCATCTTTACCCATACCAGT from Halobacteriovorax sp. GB3 includes:
- a CDS encoding DUF6901 family protein, which produces MTDPIINYDYFLKFKNGETFEKKVSLNKHSGELISKTSAPIEHEEIAKLENHQCENCPYSSEDFKNCPVFENILPVLTLFKSHESTEEVEAMVRDRNRTYHKRTPLSVALASLVGLIMATSECEHFDFLKPMAKTHLPFSDAEETLIRSVGFYLMDRYLCGSSEVASLKDLKKSYDQLSVVNQGILERIKDLKGEMKPDSSESLHILESFIQMFEVEYEINLEDLKTYFHKSDNFFDFEIDD
- the cysS gene encoding cysteine--tRNA ligase — encoded protein: MSLVIYNTMTKEKAPFKPIEENKVKMYVCGPTVYDYLHIGNFRGPIFFNAARNWLKHLGYDVTYVYNYTDVDDKIIDRAKESGTSASEVSEKFIKIFEEDYNRLGLDKHDHNPKVTEYMPQIIDYVQSLVDQEKAYVIDGEVFYAIDKFDNYGALSGKKLEDLNAGQRVDVDQRKKNPFDFVLWKPAKEGEPSWQSPWGEGRPGWHIECSAMIKSILGDSIDIHGGGIDLIFPHHENEIAQGEGCTGCKYVNYWMHNEFINIKGEKMSKSLGNFITARAFMDEYHPEVLKFLMLSAHYRSFLNISDEKIDQAFSGLARVYHSLKAANTIVATFEEKEGATVLKSFSQTLAQLDKKIEKAMNDDFSTNEVIASIYEAVRAFNSLNLMKKKKDPSTVPTAKVFKEWLHKYGQMMSLFDLEAESFLVEMDDILLKKKDIKREEVDALVQERSKARDDKDFAKSDEIRDKLIEMGIDFQDTPEGPVWNVKI
- a CDS encoding dihydroorotase encodes the protein MDFEFDLVIKNGTLILKDGETIADIGVSGKKIKSISKNLQGHAKEVFDATGMHIFPGIIDTQVHFREPGLVHKEDLESGSRAAALGGVCTFLEMPNTKPPTTTIESIKEKVNLAKEKSHVNFGFFIGATGENLDELKKAHDLEGCCGVKIFLGSSTGSLLLYDEEKLLEIFKSLQGMIAVHSESEVMLNERLPIRDNAKDVHAHYEWRNAETALSSTKMIVDIAKKAKRKVHVLHITTKEEMQFLKENKEHVTVEVTPQHLTLNAPDIYDRIGTLAQMNPPIRTQDHQDGLWKGLLDGTVDVIGSDHAPHTLEEKSNPYPASPSGMPGVQTIFPLMLHHHLNGKLDRRRLVDLLCERPAELYQLNKGRIEIGRDADFTIVDLSKTTEIKNTEQASKCGWTPFDGMELKGKVEATIVMGSPVMINGKILPSKSSTPIKKEGSC
- the cdd gene encoding cytidine deaminase translates to MLIDAKVQEGFEIARKSRENAHAPYSNFQVGAAVKFKGIDKIYGGCNVENASYGGTVCAERTAIFSGIIENAKQEIEFVVVSVDTNPVTVPCAFCLQVMSEFASEDMPVYLGDLESIKKKVLFKELLPMPFNTLDC
- the folE2 gene encoding GTP cyclohydrolase FolE2; translation: MNVEALRETRDDIMDCEVKDQSGLNDFQKKPNQVEIAIPRVGIERFRVPLTFEHHDGHTMNHDAEASMFVYLAKHKTGANMSRFCKILQEEGGQKSVNHEFFKTVLGRYRADLRDFDDEALIEQAHLKLNFNYPVKQKSLKSENWGWQYYACEWEGIENKEGRVLMHLTIKYEYSSTCPCSLSMSKQYEEQYRNGEITEGSGIASAHSQRSVATVKVVYDVDSGFHIERLIELLRIALPTETQSLVKRIDEQAFAILNGDNPMFVEHATRRLSTVFEHEDTILDWTAKVEHLESLHSHNAVAYIHKENPKV